The genomic region gaaaatacaaagaaagaaaatttTCAGGCAATCACATTGATAATAaatgattttcttttaatatttttttattaaaattgacATCTTGactttgaaaagataaatattttatAGAATTTGATATATTCCAATTGAGTAGAAAGGATAACTaataaatcaaacaaaatagaatCTGATTGTATTGACAAGACATAAAAAAAGACATATTAGCATGTGTAACAataaatgagaaaataaaataaaatgtcatAGTATTGCCGAGACAAATACTAAGAATTATTGAGTATAACagtaaataaaaaacaaaaacaaaatagaatatcaTAATATCGCGAAGCCAATAACTGTGTAACAATAAAGCGAAGACAAAATAGAATAGCATAATATTGCCAAGCCAAATACTAGAGATTATTGCGTGTAACAACGGAAAACAAATGAATTCTCGTGAGAGCCAAGATAAGACGTAAGTGTCGTCTCTGGTTGTCATTACTCCAAGACAGTTAATGATTGCTAATGACTGCTATATAGGTGGCTTTGGCATACCGGCCTCCCAACTATCTAAATCATGGAAAATTTCGGATTGGTGGTAGGGTTGCAAATCTGGCTGAAGTGGAGCCATCTGAACGCTCTCCTCAAATGGTATATGTTCTGGTGATTGTAACAGATATTTTGTAtcattctcctcttcttcttcttcttcctccacttgATGTGATGTATCTTTTGGTGCGTCTCTGGTTTCCGTCGGTACTGCTTCTTCAACACTCGTACTCCCTCCTCTCGAAGGCCCCGCTTCCTCATTATgatgaggtggaggtggaggaattGTGTCGAAGGTGGAGCCAACCGCCATGGCAGCTGTTCGAACAGCCTGCGGTGATGGATTGCTCTCTGCAGATGCCACCTCCAATACACTTGGGCTGAACTTGGAGTCTCCAAAATTGAAAGAAGTTGCGTCGGGTCCTCGTAGGCACAGGAGCGCAGTGTCATAAGCTCGAGCCGCAGCGCAAGCATTGGAATATGAGCCCAACGATATGCGAGATCTGTTTCCGGACCGAATTTCAGCCACATATTTTCCCCATTTTCTCTTTCTCACGCCTCGGTATCTCATTTCTTCTCCACCATTCGCCATATTGCAGAACGTTTAGCCTGGATATCGGTTAATAACGCGAATTCTTGCCTGATTCTAAGGTATAATTTAGCATT from Cryptomeria japonica chromosome 3, Sugi_1.0, whole genome shotgun sequence harbors:
- the LOC131034204 gene encoding ethylene-responsive transcription factor ERF013-like; amino-acid sequence: MANGGEEMRYRGVRKRKWGKYVAEIRSGNRSRISLGSYSNACAAARAYDTALLCLRGPDATSFNFGDSKFSPSVLEVASAESNPSPQAVRTAAMAVGSTFDTIPPPPPHHNEEAGPSRGGSTSVEEAVPTETRDAPKDTSHQVEEEEEEEENDTKYLLQSPEHIPFEESVQMAPLQPDLQPYHQSEIFHDLDSWEAGMPKPPI